The following coding sequences lie in one Candidatus Phytoplasma solani genomic window:
- a CDS encoding type I restriction-modification system subunit M has translation MIEQKEPNLDNYQQKNDLYKALWSMVNNLRGNMTAIEYKDYILPIICFRYLSEKFENLLEQRYKINDKKDFESKLEKPTFKPDVLKNLGFFLESQYWWSTLIQKAKQKDFSFIDLYKAFQSIHTSSQSKASKKIFNNLFTNINFYDTKLGEMEKDRNKLFTTIMSQINNICPYKSLCSNVLGDIYEYLIGEFAASAGKKAGEFYTPSLVSTLMARLVTLKTTKKIKNIYDPTCGSGALLLKVIKELKLKNKKNIEYINIYGQDSNFSTYNLARMNMILNSDIVELENCHLANGDTLKNPDKEHMNQKFDVIVANPPYSLKWKPSSNLLQDERFSGVEKLAPAKAADYAFIQHMLYLLADDGICAVVVPHGILFRGNSEYLIRKHLIEKEYIDTIISLPENIFYGTSIATCIIIFTKCKKNEHILFIDASQEFKREGKKNYLAKENIQTILKLYEQRQNQEQVAYLASLDEIKENNYNLSINRYLQNNETQKELEQIDIKQITKEIQSKKEELKQLEAKINLYVKELV, from the coding sequence ATGATAGAACAAAAAGAACCAAATTTGGATAATTATCAACAAAAAAATGATTTATATAAAGCTTTGTGGTCAATGGTAAATAATTTAAGAGGCAATATGACAGCTATTGAATATAAAGATTATATTTTACCTATTATATGTTTTCGTTATTTATCAGAAAAATTTGAAAATTTATTAGAGCAAAGATATAAAATAAATGATAAAAAAGACTTCGAAAGCAAACTAGAAAAACCAACTTTTAAGCCAGACGTTTTAAAAAATTTAGGTTTTTTCTTAGAATCTCAATATTGGTGGTCTACTTTAATTCAAAAAGCTAAGCAAAAAGATTTTAGTTTTATAGATTTATATAAAGCTTTTCAAAGTATTCATACTTCTTCCCAAAGTAAAGCTTCAAAAAAAATTTTTAATAATTTATTTACTAATATTAATTTTTATGATACTAAATTAGGCGAAATGGAAAAAGATAGAAATAAACTTTTTACGACCATCATGTCACAAATCAATAATATTTGTCCTTATAAAAGTTTGTGCAGTAATGTTTTAGGCGATATTTATGAATATTTAATTGGAGAATTCGCTGCTTCGGCCGGCAAAAAAGCCGGTGAATTTTATACTCCATCTTTGGTTTCTACTTTAATGGCACGATTAGTTACTCTTAAAACCACTAAAAAAATTAAAAATATTTATGATCCTACTTGTGGCTCTGGGGCGTTATTATTAAAAGTCATCAAAGAATTGAAGCTTAAAAATAAAAAAAATATTGAATATATTAACATTTATGGTCAAGATTCTAATTTCAGTACTTATAATTTAGCCCGCATGAATATGATTTTAAATAGTGATATTGTTGAATTAGAGAATTGTCATTTGGCAAATGGCGATACTTTAAAAAACCCCGATAAAGAACATATGAACCAAAAATTTGATGTGATTGTAGCTAATCCACCTTATAGTTTAAAATGGAAACCTTCTTCAAACTTATTACAAGATGAACGTTTTTCAGGAGTAGAAAAATTAGCTCCCGCTAAAGCTGCTGATTATGCTTTCATTCAACATATGTTATATTTATTAGCTGACGATGGTATATGCGCTGTAGTAGTTCCTCATGGTATTTTATTTAGAGGCAATAGCGAATATCTCATTAGAAAACATTTAATTGAAAAAGAATATATTGATACGATTATTAGTTTACCGGAAAATATTTTTTATGGGACTAGCATTGCTACTTGTATTATTATTTTTACCAAATGTAAAAAAAATGAACATATTTTGTTTATTGATGCCTCCCAAGAATTCAAAAGAGAAGGTAAAAAAAATTATCTTGCAAAAGAAAATATACAAACAATTTTAAAACTTTATGAACAACGTCAAAATCAAGAACAAGTTGCTTATTTAGCTTCTTTAGACGAAATTAAAGAAAATAATTATAATTTAAGTATTAATCGCTATCTTCAAAATAATGAAACTCAAAAAGAACTTGAACAAATTGACATTAAGCAAATTACAAAAGAAATTCAATCCAAAAAAGAAGAGTTAAAGCAATTAGAAGCCAAAATCAATCTTTATGTAAAAGAATTAGTCTAA
- a CDS encoding restriction endonuclease subunit S yields the protein MNPSSPQTPHLSFKAFKTTPCQSLPLKEIVDIITGKPLSKKQLSPVPTKNNPYPVIAGGLYPLGYYHQYNSDPPAITIIRKGSVGLCFYHEDKMWYSNNSFLLKIKPHPSFSLNLLYLYYLLKAKEPQLKQLKTGTSVPGIQKQALLNFKITLTPYLEHQNQIATFLSLLEQQIKLEHEILTLYQTQQKYYLHRLITAQLKFKAFKTTPCQFLPLKEIVDIITGKPLSKKQLSPVPTKNNPYPVIAGGLYPLGYYHQYNSDPPAITIIRKGSIGLCFYHEDKMWYSNNSFLLDIKPNSTVSINLLYLYYLLKAKEPQLQQLKTGTSVPGIQKPTLLNFKITLTPHLEHQNQIADFLSLLEQQIKLENELLTLYQTQKKYYLHQMFV from the coding sequence ATGAATCCTTCCTCTCCTCAAACCCCTCATTTAAGCTTTAAAGCCTTTAAAACCACTCCATGTCAATCCCTTCCTTTAAAAGAGATAGTAGATATTATTACCGGTAAACCTTTAAGCAAAAAACAATTATCTCCTGTACCTACGAAAAACAATCCCTATCCAGTTATAGCTGGCGGCCTTTATCCTTTAGGTTATTATCATCAATATAATTCGGATCCACCAGCTATTACTATTATTCGTAAAGGTAGTGTTGGGTTATGTTTTTATCATGAAGATAAAATGTGGTATAGTAATAATTCTTTTCTTCTCAAAATCAAACCTCATCCTTCCTTTTCTCTTAACCTTTTATATTTATACTATTTGTTAAAAGCCAAAGAACCGCAATTAAAACAATTAAAAACCGGAACTTCTGTTCCCGGTATTCAAAAACAAGCGCTTCTTAATTTTAAAATTACTCTTACTCCTTATTTAGAACATCAAAACCAAATCGCTACTTTTTTATCTTTATTAGAACAACAAATTAAATTAGAACATGAAATATTAACCCTTTATCAAACCCAACAAAAATATTATCTCCACCGCTTAATTACTGCCCAACTTAAATTCAAAGCCTTTAAAACCACTCCATGTCAATTTCTTCCTTTAAAAGAGATAGTAGACATTATTACTGGTAAACCTTTAAGCAAAAAACAATTATCACCTGTACCTACGAAAAACAATCCCTATCCAGTTATAGCTGGCGGCCTTTATCCTTTAGGTTATTATCATCAATATAATTCCGATCCACCAGCTATTACTATTATTCGTAAAGGTAGCATTGGGTTATGTTTTTATCATGAAGATAAAATGTGGTATAGCAATAATTCTTTTCTTCTAGATATCAAACCTAATAGTACCGTTTCAATTAACCTCTTATATTTATACTATCTGTTAAAAGCGAAAGAACCTCAACTCCAACAATTAAAAACTGGAACTTCTGTTCCTGGCATTCAAAAACCAACGCTTCTTAATTTTAAAATTACTCTTACTCCTCATTTAGAACATCAAAACCAAATAGCTGATTTTTTATCTTTACTAGAACAACAAATCAAATTAGAAAATGAATTATTGACTCTTTATCAAACCCAAAAAAAATATTATCTCCATCAAATGTTTGTTTAA
- the nrdE gene encoding class 1b ribonucleoside-diphosphate reductase subunit alpha: protein MSLQNKIQVVYDGLVQGQVYQMAQSLNLAFCHIKEYQKTSQPNEKLFLLTRSVKFGEVSEEAKSFLAQNNSQVIGVAVSGNKTWGTNYGKAGDIIASTYNIPLVLKFEGSGLKEERDFLKDWLTSYHEPKKPSSLQAQNNFTSHQPAIKTFNPTKVLPPWIILNNQIIDEKGNIKDLDKDQEALISFLSNEVKPKLKRFDTLKEKLNFLQTNEYYETTFLSKYNDDQIKTIYQIAYQKKFRFSTFMGAFKFYHDYALKTRDKKFYLETYEDRLSVNALYHAQGNFEIAKGLIKSLINQDFTPATPTLLNTGKKHRGEFVSCFLLEASDSLNDIARINEFSMQLSKIGGGVSINITNLRAKGESIKGIKGVCKGVVGVCKLLDHSFRYADQMGQRTGAGATYLNVFHADIEDFLSTKKLNADEDVRVKTLSLGVIIPDKMIELARKNEVMYTFYPHTVFLEYKKNFADIAVDMDYWYDILVKNPKVRKKAINPRQLLELIAHMQGESGYPYLMFCDNVNKTNPLDLKIKFSNLCTEILQPTITSHYANYNHIQGDQIGMDVSCNLSSGHMENMINNNTIKETVFMAMEVMNSVSTKTNIDYVPAVAKANRLNRSVGFGIMGHHSFLVKNYIDFGSEENKDLLDVFFNAINYYSLLHSCNKARQTGQKFYRFQNSHYADGSYFRNRGEILPKTQKIKKIFSKISLPSQKDWQQLEKDVKQYGLFNSHRLAVAPNGSIGYIMGTTPSLTPVKQLVEERTYGNSKTYCPMPGLKEAAFMYITAYKMNKYKLIDVIATAQKHVDQGISFELGITSDITTRELQRYYLYAHHKGIKTLYYTRTQKLKVDECEACGV from the coding sequence ATGTCATTACAAAATAAAATCCAAGTAGTTTATGATGGTCTTGTGCAAGGTCAAGTTTATCAAATGGCTCAAAGTCTTAATTTAGCTTTTTGCCACATCAAAGAATATCAAAAAACTTCTCAACCTAATGAAAAGCTTTTTTTATTAACTCGTAGTGTTAAATTTGGTGAAGTTTCTGAAGAAGCGAAAAGTTTTTTGGCACAAAATAATTCGCAAGTTATTGGCGTTGCAGTATCTGGAAATAAAACTTGGGGCACAAACTATGGCAAAGCAGGCGACATTATCGCTTCTACTTACAACATTCCTTTAGTTTTGAAATTTGAAGGCTCTGGTTTAAAAGAAGAAAGAGATTTCTTAAAAGACTGGCTTACTTCTTATCACGAACCAAAAAAACCTTCTTCTTTGCAGGCACAAAATAATTTTACTTCCCACCAGCCAGCAATTAAAACTTTTAACCCAACTAAAGTTTTGCCACCTTGGATTATTCTTAACAATCAAATTATTGATGAAAAAGGGAATATTAAAGATTTAGATAAAGACCAAGAAGCTTTAATAAGTTTTTTATCAAACGAAGTAAAACCAAAATTAAAACGTTTTGATACTTTAAAAGAGAAATTAAATTTTTTACAAACTAACGAATATTATGAAACTACTTTTTTAAGTAAATACAACGATGATCAAATTAAAACAATTTATCAAATCGCTTATCAAAAAAAATTTCGTTTTTCTACTTTTATGGGAGCTTTTAAGTTTTATCATGATTATGCCTTAAAAACTAGAGATAAAAAGTTTTATTTAGAAACTTATGAAGACAGATTATCAGTTAACGCTTTATATCACGCTCAAGGAAATTTTGAAATTGCTAAAGGTTTAATTAAATCTTTAATTAATCAAGATTTTACTCCAGCAACCCCTACTTTGTTAAACACAGGCAAAAAACATCGTGGCGAATTTGTTTCTTGTTTTTTATTAGAAGCTAGCGACTCTTTAAATGACATCGCTCGTATTAATGAATTTTCGATGCAACTTTCTAAAATTGGTGGCGGGGTTTCTATTAATATTACTAATTTACGCGCCAAAGGTGAATCTATCAAAGGAATAAAAGGCGTTTGTAAAGGTGTTGTTGGTGTTTGTAAATTGTTGGATCATAGTTTTCGTTATGCCGATCAAATGGGTCAACGTACTGGCGCAGGGGCAACATATTTAAATGTTTTTCATGCTGATATTGAAGATTTTTTAAGCACTAAAAAACTAAATGCTGATGAAGATGTTCGTGTCAAAACTTTATCTTTGGGAGTAATTATTCCTGATAAAATGATTGAATTAGCACGAAAAAATGAAGTTATGTATACTTTTTACCCTCACACTGTTTTTTTAGAATATAAGAAAAATTTTGCTGATATTGCAGTTGATATGGATTATTGGTATGATATTTTAGTAAAAAACCCTAAAGTACGTAAAAAAGCAATTAATCCGCGTCAATTATTAGAATTAATTGCACACATGCAAGGAGAGTCAGGCTATCCTTATTTAATGTTTTGCGATAACGTCAATAAAACTAATCCACTTGATTTAAAAATTAAGTTTTCTAATTTATGTACTGAAATTCTCCAACCAACTATCACTTCTCATTATGCTAATTATAACCACATTCAAGGAGACCAAATTGGAATGGATGTATCTTGTAATTTATCATCAGGTCATATGGAAAACATGATTAATAATAACACCATTAAAGAAACTGTTTTTATGGCGATGGAAGTAATGAATTCAGTTTCTACTAAAACAAATATTGATTATGTTCCTGCTGTCGCTAAAGCTAATAGATTAAATCGCAGTGTTGGTTTTGGTATTATGGGACATCACAGTTTTTTAGTTAAAAACTATATTGATTTTGGAAGTGAAGAAAACAAAGATTTATTAGATGTTTTTTTTAATGCAATCAATTATTATAGTTTGTTGCATTCTTGCAATAAAGCCCGTCAAACAGGTCAAAAATTTTATCGTTTCCAAAATTCTCATTATGCAGATGGTTCTTATTTTCGCAATCGTGGCGAAATTTTACCTAAAACCCAAAAAATTAAAAAAATCTTTTCAAAAATTTCTTTACCTAGTCAAAAAGATTGGCAACAATTGGAAAAAGACGTTAAACAATATGGACTTTTCAATTCGCACCGATTAGCAGTGGCACCTAATGGTTCAATTGGTTATATTATGGGAACAACTCCTTCTTTAACTCCTGTAAAACAATTAGTTGAAGAACGCACTTATGGCAATTCTAAAACCTATTGTCCAATGCCAGGTTTAAAAGAAGCTGCTTTTATGTACATTACTGCTTATAAAATGAATAAATATAAATTAATTGATGTCATTGCTACTGCTCAAAAACATGTGGATCAAGGGATTTCTTTTGAATTAGGAATTACTTCTGACATTACAACTAGAGAATTGCAAAGATATTATCTTTACGCTCATCACAAAGGGATTAAAACCCTTTACTACACCAGAACACAAAAATTAAAAGTTGATGAATGCGAAGCTTGCGGTGTTTAA
- a CDS encoding M3 family oligoendopeptidase — MQFQDFKYQRINIEQIQKQVLPMIQSFSSSSLSEQIKIIRKFHKISDHINSMFTLASIRNSLDVKDPFYKEEQAFCDKNAPLITALDHQFIEQLVKSKHYYGLIKEFGELFFQQNHLALKTFDPKIIPLLQQENTLITEYQNLISQPLVSFQQEFYNLSQMGPFLESSRRSIRKEAHLAISHFFAQKEIEYDRIYNELVQIRTKMAHLLGYTNFVQLGYDLLGRTDYTPEQIKTYRQNILKHVLPFFKMTQTRKKKRLNVSKLESYDTLHFLTGNPKPQGNLSDKLRHAQKMYHEISPQTAVFFDFLLDKKLLDLESKPNKTGGGYCTYLPQFKAPFIFANFNGTSHDIDVLTHEFGHAFQVYQSRHFIPEYRWPTLEAAEISSMGMEFLAFPWIKDFFGADEEKYKFLHLTKSLNFLLYGALVDHFQHEIYQNPEMTPTQRKQTWRDLEKQYLLLYNYEGDPFLEKGNFWLKQSHIFSSPFYYIDYTLAQISSLELWSLSQKDYNQAWQIYLKLCQLGGSQSFLNLLQKTGLKSPFDKSHLKNIVEVLTNFIQNCDDTKY; from the coding sequence ATGCAATTTCAAGATTTTAAATATCAAAGAATCAATATTGAACAAATTCAAAAACAAGTTTTGCCAATGATACAATCTTTTTCATCATCTTCATTGTCAGAACAAATTAAAATCATTCGTAAATTCCACAAAATCTCAGATCATATCAATTCGATGTTTACCTTAGCAAGTATTAGAAATAGTTTAGATGTCAAAGACCCTTTTTACAAAGAAGAGCAAGCTTTTTGTGATAAAAATGCTCCTTTAATAACAGCCTTAGATCATCAATTTATCGAACAACTAGTTAAAAGCAAGCATTATTATGGGTTAATAAAAGAGTTTGGGGAATTATTTTTTCAACAAAACCATTTAGCTTTAAAAACTTTTGATCCAAAAATTATTCCCTTATTACAACAAGAAAACACTTTAATAACAGAATATCAAAATTTAATTTCTCAACCTTTAGTCTCGTTTCAACAAGAATTTTATAATTTAAGTCAAATGGGGCCTTTTTTAGAGTCTTCCCGAAGAAGTATCAGAAAAGAAGCTCATCTAGCTATTTCTCATTTTTTTGCCCAAAAAGAAATAGAATACGATCGTATTTATAATGAATTAGTACAAATCAGAACAAAAATGGCTCATCTTTTAGGGTATACAAACTTTGTCCAATTGGGTTATGATCTTTTAGGTAGAACCGATTACACACCTGAACAAATCAAAACTTACCGTCAAAATATTTTAAAACATGTTTTACCTTTTTTTAAAATGACTCAAACTAGGAAAAAAAAGCGTTTAAATGTTTCTAAATTAGAAAGTTACGATACTTTGCATTTTTTAACAGGCAACCCCAAACCACAAGGAAACTTGTCTGATAAATTAAGACATGCCCAAAAAATGTATCACGAAATTTCGCCCCAAACGGCTGTTTTTTTTGATTTTTTATTAGACAAAAAACTTCTAGATTTAGAAAGTAAACCGAATAAAACTGGGGGTGGGTATTGCACCTATTTACCTCAGTTCAAAGCCCCTTTTATTTTTGCTAATTTTAATGGCACCAGCCATGATATTGATGTTTTAACTCATGAATTTGGACATGCTTTTCAAGTGTATCAAAGTCGTCATTTTATTCCTGAATATCGTTGGCCCACCTTGGAAGCTGCCGAAATTAGTTCAATGGGAATGGAATTTTTAGCCTTCCCGTGGATCAAAGATTTTTTTGGTGCAGACGAAGAAAAATATAAATTTTTACATCTCACAAAATCACTTAATTTTTTACTTTATGGCGCTTTGGTCGATCATTTTCAACATGAAATTTATCAAAATCCCGAAATGACACCAACTCAAAGAAAGCAAACTTGGCGCGATTTAGAAAAACAATATCTACTGCTATATAATTACGAAGGCGATCCTTTTTTAGAAAAAGGTAATTTTTGGTTGAAACAAAGTCATATTTTTTCAAGCCCTTTTTACTATATCGATTACACTCTAGCTCAAATTAGTTCTCTTGAACTTTGGTCATTAAGTCAAAAAGATTATAATCAAGCTTGGCAAATTTATCTTAAATTATGTCAATTAGGTGGATCACAAAGTTTTTTAAATCTTTTACAAAAAACCGGGTTAAAAAGTCCTTTTGATAAAAGTCATTTAAAAAATATTGTTGAAGTTTTAACTAACTTTATACAAAACTGTGACGATACCAAATATTAA
- a CDS encoding ATP-binding cassette domain-containing protein, with protein MIEIKALSFYYENQPILQNLNLTIKTNSWVSIIGHNGSGKSTLAKILLGLLTPQKGEISINQMTLNNDNLPLIRPQIGMVFQNPDYQFTGLTVREDIAFGLENYNLPRHEIMAKINKYALITGVKDLLDQNVFELSGGQKQRVAIASVLAMEPDIIVFDEVTAFLDPQGAIEVENIIKNIQNKTLIIITHNLNFAAKSDEIIVLDKGKLIAKESPQVFFKNQAFLTKYHFEPPLALKLHYQLSKDTNLKKTVSLEKLKDVLWEYNLKK; from the coding sequence ATGATAGAAATCAAAGCTTTAAGTTTTTATTATGAAAATCAGCCCATTTTGCAAAATTTAAATTTAACAATTAAAACTAATTCATGGGTTTCTATTATCGGACACAATGGTTCAGGTAAATCAACTTTAGCAAAAATTTTGTTAGGTTTGTTAACTCCTCAAAAAGGTGAAATTTCTATCAATCAAATGACTCTTAATAATGACAATTTGCCTTTAATTCGTCCTCAAATAGGGATGGTTTTTCAAAATCCTGATTATCAATTTACAGGTTTAACTGTCAGAGAAGATATTGCTTTTGGTTTGGAAAATTACAATTTACCTCGCCATGAAATTATGGCAAAAATAAATAAATATGCTTTAATCACTGGAGTTAAAGATTTATTAGATCAAAACGTTTTTGAACTTTCCGGTGGACAAAAACAGCGTGTTGCCATTGCTTCAGTTTTAGCGATGGAACCAGACATTATTGTCTTTGATGAAGTAACTGCTTTTCTCGATCCACAAGGGGCAATTGAAGTCGAAAATATCATCAAAAACATCCAAAATAAAACATTAATCATAATCACTCATAATCTTAATTTTGCTGCTAAAAGTGATGAAATTATAGTGTTGGATAAAGGTAAGTTAATCGCAAAAGAAAGCCCGCAAGTGTTTTTTAAAAACCAAGCTTTTTTAACTAAATATCATTTTGAACCCCCTTTAGCTTTAAAACTTCATTATCAATTGTCAAAAGATACTAATTTAAAAAAGACTGTTAGTTTGGAAAAATTAAAGGATGTTTTATGGGAATACAATTTGAAAAAGTAA
- a CDS encoding ATP-binding cassette domain-containing protein: MGIQFEKVSFNYPKKTNTPTSLALSQIDLNIASKNEFIALVGQTGSGKSTLVQLMNALLTTDNGNISIFGQKINTKTKKNLLTALRKKVGLVFQFPEYQLFEATILKDVMFAPLNFLNNQQAAQTKASQTLDAIGIKPTLYHKSPFQISDGQQRKVALAGILAMEPDILVLDEPTRGLDLSSQTSIMHFLQNLNQLGKTIIMITHDMNLVASYAKRVVALKQGKIMFDGSKKTFFESTPDFASFNLGLPETFKILHHLNATLGIPFQPQYCFDDLLQYLKKLRSLQ; the protein is encoded by the coding sequence ATGGGAATACAATTTGAAAAAGTAAGTTTTAATTATCCAAAAAAAACCAATACGCCAACATCACTGGCTTTGTCGCAAATTGACTTAAATATAGCTTCTAAAAATGAGTTTATTGCTTTAGTCGGACAAACTGGTTCAGGTAAGTCTACTTTGGTACAATTAATGAACGCTTTATTAACCACAGATAATGGCAATATTAGTATTTTTGGGCAAAAAATCAACACCAAAACTAAAAAAAACCTCTTAACCGCTTTAAGAAAAAAAGTAGGCTTAGTTTTTCAGTTTCCTGAATATCAACTTTTTGAAGCTACCATTTTAAAAGATGTCATGTTTGCTCCTTTAAATTTTTTAAACAATCAGCAAGCCGCCCAAACCAAAGCCAGCCAAACATTAGATGCAATCGGTATCAAACCAACATTATATCACAAATCGCCTTTTCAAATTAGTGATGGACAACAAAGAAAAGTCGCTTTGGCAGGTATTTTAGCGATGGAACCTGACATTTTAGTCTTAGATGAACCAACTAGAGGCCTTGATTTATCCAGTCAAACCAGTATTATGCATTTTTTGCAAAATTTAAATCAACTTGGTAAAACTATTATCATGATTACTCACGATATGAATTTAGTAGCTAGCTATGCCAAAAGGGTAGTAGCTTTAAAACAAGGTAAAATTATGTTTGACGGCTCCAAAAAAACTTTTTTCGAAAGCACCCCTGATTTTGCTAGTTTTAATTTAGGCCTGCCAGAAACTTTTAAAATTTTACATCATCTAAATGCTACCTTAGGCATCCCTTTTCAACCGCAATATTGTTTTGATGATTTATTGCAATATTTAAAAAAATTAAGGTCTTTACAATGA
- a CDS encoding energy-coupling factor transporter transmembrane protein EcfT has translation MTKETLQPILTKKIHPSVKIITFILLLIFVLRLPIDISVTQQAEKKAYFQIGKIIALYLTFFLPLLLLCFRFGLTFAYFYSKIKHLRFFFLISLILQLQQKNTSHLPLTFEIQIFDYNIYAFGVLVLCFIFYQITKKITPFQLSYLLLLLFLFFVLPTFLNDETKKNYYCLKLVSFFRIFFIMFRLLMIVMLFFLFDKIASFQEIHDGIELLLAPLKKLKIPVETFTLMLSLVFMANSFLLQETNKILKAQMSRGMDLNKKNIFKKINHLLSLLVPIFVLVFKRSIILSNAMEIRGYVLGAKRTKMIVYRLQKRDFLIISSFLLLFCLNFFINQKLNLKI, from the coding sequence ATGACAAAAGAAACTTTACAACCAATTTTGACTAAGAAAATTCATCCTTCGGTAAAAATTATTACTTTTATTTTGTTATTGATTTTTGTCCTTCGTTTGCCGATCGATATTTCTGTAACCCAACAAGCAGAAAAAAAAGCATACTTCCAAATTGGAAAAATTATTGCTCTTTATTTGACTTTCTTTTTGCCTTTACTTTTGCTTTGTTTTCGTTTCGGACTGACTTTTGCTTATTTTTACTCCAAAATTAAGCATTTGAGATTTTTCTTTTTAATTTCTTTAATATTGCAATTGCAGCAAAAAAATACTTCTCATCTGCCGCTAACATTTGAAATTCAAATATTTGATTATAACATTTATGCTTTCGGAGTGCTTGTATTATGTTTTATTTTTTATCAAATAACTAAAAAAATAACTCCCTTTCAATTATCTTATCTACTGCTTTTATTATTTTTATTTTTTGTTTTACCTACTTTTTTAAATGATGAAACGAAAAAAAATTATTATTGCTTAAAATTAGTTTCTTTTTTCCGTATTTTTTTCATCATGTTTCGGCTCTTGATGATTGTAATGCTCTTTTTTTTATTCGATAAAATCGCTTCTTTTCAAGAAATACACGACGGCATAGAATTACTTTTGGCTCCTTTAAAAAAATTAAAAATACCAGTCGAAACTTTTACCTTGATGTTATCTTTAGTTTTTATGGCTAACTCTTTTTTGTTGCAAGAAACTAATAAAATCTTAAAAGCCCAGATGTCAAGAGGGATGGATTTAAATAAAAAAAACATTTTTAAAAAAATCAATCATCTTTTATCTTTGTTAGTACCTATCTTTGTTTTAGTTTTCAAAAGATCAATCATTTTATCTAATGCTATGGAAATTAGAGGTTATGTATTGGGAGCGAAACGCACCAAAATGATTGTTTATCGTTTACAAAAAAGAGATTTTTTAATTATATCAAGTTTTTTGCTATTGTTTTGTCTAAATTTCTTTATAAACCAAAAATTAAATTTAAAAATATAA